One genomic region from Arthrobacter sp. YN encodes:
- a CDS encoding heparinase II/III domain-containing protein → MTTHTVDLDVVRRQTFGEMFRKRSTDRALADELLVGKLSMRPHPTWNFQDDIDWNADPFGQRNWRAQLHMLRWLEPVRRVAMDGDRQAQEFWLQTCKSWIEANPQSDPKEKDQQGNFVSYAWADMVEALRAMVLTFGLPLVQEGEDQWLAESIYAHGLWLADSKHLGHSNHALHQHQALFVIGSALGNAEWTQLATQRLTSLFEENYDEQGVNVEGAIGYHKNNLVWWEEAFKRLDVEGVPRPASAERLNLAYLELAHATKPDGTFELIGDTEATTPGALSSPELDYVKSEGATGQPPAELTKIYEKGYVFGRSGWGDHERDFKKETFYSLSFGKANRVHGHQDGASLTLHSNGHPWLVDAGKYAYKKDAMRDYCLSRLGHNVVQVEDRVYNPKSEVALIRSFTSDEVDDFTFADSGYKGVELKRRVVYCRGGEFLLVIDNVFSADEVSARQRWHLDTDTAVEDIPGGLRLDRDGTSSFLLWKGNAPAISIVKGSEEPFDGWMSRKWMEKLPTQVVSATQSGRRFRFITIIAAPQSGNFSVKKMDATGGRIALSALSGRYQFNLTVEEDRVSVTLGEEGTISSELDDVRSAWLKTMDLCRDAGAVWSAPKPDDGLFTTRYWGHLKAWVAQQDDTRSARLEALSILLNLLLDATDNASEDQGLRAGIVDLLGNDLTEELELNNSALGVMREPLIAWAGVDLRSKTYGREIQTISSPSEIGFEDGEKSKIYSANLGGLVLPFAVGRGPSDLLSVRFHGAINRTKTTLPFFQGLTSELMEGGNHAVFQDPSLDLNKNMTLSWYLGDGSINVHRFMAECIRKLQLETNATRILLSGSSGGGFTALQVAAYLPDSVALVFNPQTDVKEYFRTSADVALSTCLKSDVDVEEARAFRLSTSVVETYAMLEHLPRILYVQNTGDTHHVTKHRNPFRLMLESEHSHHEDRIEFVDVEWGPGHVAAKAELYAHFRSAALEHFPKSTSSLIN, encoded by the coding sequence ATGACCACCCACACAGTAGATCTCGACGTCGTTCGGCGCCAGACGTTCGGAGAGATGTTCAGGAAGAGGTCAACTGACCGTGCTCTTGCTGACGAGCTCCTCGTCGGCAAGCTCAGCATGCGTCCTCACCCGACGTGGAATTTCCAGGATGACATCGACTGGAATGCAGATCCGTTCGGGCAACGGAATTGGCGGGCGCAACTTCACATGCTGCGCTGGTTGGAGCCGGTCCGCAGGGTAGCTATGGATGGAGACCGGCAAGCCCAGGAGTTTTGGCTCCAAACGTGCAAGTCGTGGATTGAAGCCAATCCTCAGTCGGACCCGAAGGAGAAGGACCAACAGGGCAATTTTGTCAGCTATGCATGGGCTGACATGGTGGAGGCGCTACGTGCCATGGTCCTGACGTTTGGTCTCCCGCTGGTTCAGGAGGGCGAAGATCAATGGCTGGCGGAGTCCATCTATGCACACGGCTTGTGGCTGGCGGACTCCAAGCATCTCGGTCATTCAAATCATGCCCTGCACCAGCACCAGGCTCTTTTCGTCATCGGTTCAGCCCTGGGCAACGCGGAATGGACGCAACTGGCAACACAGCGCCTCACGAGCTTGTTCGAGGAAAATTATGACGAACAGGGCGTAAATGTCGAAGGGGCCATTGGCTACCACAAGAACAATCTTGTGTGGTGGGAAGAGGCCTTCAAGCGTCTGGATGTGGAAGGCGTGCCCCGTCCGGCCTCAGCCGAGAGGCTGAATCTCGCCTACCTGGAACTTGCCCATGCCACTAAGCCCGACGGTACCTTTGAACTGATTGGTGATACTGAAGCCACCACTCCGGGAGCGTTGTCGTCCCCCGAATTGGATTACGTGAAGTCGGAAGGTGCTACGGGACAACCGCCCGCGGAGCTCACAAAGATTTACGAGAAGGGGTATGTCTTCGGGCGCAGCGGCTGGGGCGATCATGAACGTGATTTCAAGAAGGAAACCTTCTATTCCCTGTCCTTCGGCAAGGCCAACCGCGTACATGGTCACCAAGATGGCGCTTCCCTGACCCTTCATTCAAACGGCCATCCATGGCTGGTTGACGCCGGTAAATACGCGTACAAAAAAGACGCCATGCGCGACTACTGCTTGTCCCGGCTTGGACACAACGTAGTGCAAGTCGAGGACAGGGTATACAACCCCAAGTCCGAAGTGGCCCTCATCCGGTCATTCACCAGCGATGAAGTTGACGACTTCACCTTCGCGGATTCCGGGTATAAAGGCGTCGAACTGAAGAGGCGTGTCGTCTACTGCCGTGGTGGCGAGTTCTTACTCGTCATAGACAACGTGTTCAGTGCTGACGAGGTCTCCGCCAGACAGCGTTGGCATCTTGACACGGACACCGCGGTGGAGGATATCCCGGGCGGCCTGCGACTGGATCGCGATGGCACGTCCTCCTTCCTCCTTTGGAAGGGCAACGCGCCTGCCATCTCAATTGTGAAGGGTTCAGAAGAACCCTTCGACGGCTGGATGTCCAGGAAATGGATGGAGAAATTGCCAACCCAGGTTGTCTCCGCGACACAGAGCGGGCGGCGCTTCCGGTTCATCACCATCATCGCCGCGCCACAATCAGGCAACTTCTCTGTTAAGAAAATGGATGCCACCGGCGGACGAATAGCGTTGAGTGCGCTCTCCGGACGTTACCAGTTCAACCTGACCGTCGAAGAGGATCGCGTTTCGGTCACCCTCGGCGAGGAAGGAACGATTTCCTCCGAACTGGACGACGTGAGGTCAGCATGGCTTAAGACCATGGACCTTTGCCGCGACGCAGGCGCCGTGTGGTCAGCGCCCAAACCAGATGACGGCTTGTTCACGACGAGGTACTGGGGCCATTTGAAGGCATGGGTTGCCCAACAGGACGACACCCGAAGTGCGCGGCTGGAAGCTTTGAGCATTCTTCTCAACCTTCTTCTCGACGCCACCGATAACGCGAGCGAAGACCAAGGCCTGCGTGCGGGCATCGTGGATCTCCTGGGGAACGACCTCACCGAGGAACTCGAGCTTAACAACAGCGCTCTTGGCGTGATGCGTGAGCCGCTGATTGCCTGGGCCGGCGTTGATCTTCGCTCAAAGACGTATGGCCGCGAGATCCAGACCATCAGTTCGCCGAGTGAGATCGGTTTCGAGGACGGCGAGAAGTCCAAGATTTACTCCGCCAACCTGGGAGGCCTGGTTCTGCCTTTCGCGGTAGGGCGTGGTCCGTCTGATCTCTTATCCGTCAGGTTCCACGGCGCGATCAATAGAACCAAGACAACGTTGCCTTTCTTCCAGGGGCTGACTTCCGAGCTTATGGAAGGGGGAAACCATGCCGTCTTCCAGGATCCCTCACTGGACCTCAACAAGAACATGACCCTCTCTTGGTACCTCGGAGATGGCAGCATCAATGTCCATCGGTTCATGGCCGAGTGCATCCGCAAGCTCCAGCTTGAAACGAATGCCACGCGTATTCTTCTGTCGGGCAGCTCGGGTGGCGGATTCACTGCCCTTCAAGTTGCCGCCTACCTCCCCGATTCCGTCGCACTGGTCTTCAACCCCCAAACCGACGTAAAGGAATACTTCCGGACCAGCGCAGATGTGGCTCTATCCACCTGCTTGAAGTCTGATGTCGATGTGGAAGAAGCACGCGCCTTCAGGCTTTCCACGTCCGTGGTCGAAACGTATGCGATGCTGGAACACCTCCCCCGTATCCTCTACGTCCAGAACACAGGCGATACCCACCACGTCACAAAACACCGTAACCCGTTCCGCTTAATGCTGGAGTCTGAACACAGCCACCATGAAGATCGGATCGAATTCGTTGATGTTGAGTGGGGTCCTGGGCACGTGGCCGCTAAAGCCGAGCTTTATGCCCATTTCCGCTCCGCCGCCTTGGAGCACTTTCCGAAAAGTACCAGTTCATTAATCAACTGA
- a CDS encoding heparinase II/III domain-containing protein, with protein MQSASELLFQQLTDADIEALRLWVASSHRPDLSDAVWFDSLISDSDSDVINNGWKAGDYDRLDLSLPLAWDSLCADDRSWGSQLHGWKFMDRPIQEFIRTGEKIYLQWCLDRAVSWSERYSGQETDNAIVWYNMALGQRALRLAGLIYLGAKNGIAIQELRSLLSAVDRHRLEFALESSFNPRTNHGYFVAIGQTVLGAALEAVPELSGLAEEGRRRLAVMIRTQFLPDGGHSEHSPEYHRMLMQSFQIAVDNGLIEDSELTGRLRKAADLLGWMIQPNGSLVPLGDTPYVKMIDGSHPLTLSPETNFLMSGGSFGQACPTELGVFPDSGYAFVRSPQPRGEAGQSTSSYLAFTAAFHGRAHKHADDLNFVWYDRGQEILVEGGRYGYGAQLPVDSPLRADGFYYADPFRRFVESTMAHNTVTANGRNHDRRRTPAGSGLGLCEQVGDVFVLNGRMDHGGWTHRRTVELKPGIGLTVTDDVQSTDAVKRDYQVWFNLSGALKLSSSPSAGLSWSPAGGEWHLTLRTEPGTSVHGPVRESDNPLRGWRSVEDGTREGVWSICLEARKTRHHVFRSRFTFDNDN; from the coding sequence ATGCAATCCGCGTCTGAATTGCTGTTCCAGCAATTAACGGACGCTGATATTGAAGCGCTTCGGCTATGGGTCGCTTCAAGTCACCGCCCCGATCTTTCGGACGCAGTTTGGTTCGACAGCCTAATCAGTGATTCCGATTCGGATGTTATTAACAACGGCTGGAAGGCCGGAGACTACGATCGGCTGGATCTTTCGCTGCCACTCGCCTGGGATAGTCTCTGCGCGGACGACAGAAGCTGGGGTTCCCAGCTCCACGGCTGGAAATTCATGGACAGGCCAATCCAGGAGTTTATCCGTACTGGTGAAAAGATCTACCTTCAATGGTGCTTGGATCGTGCAGTCTCCTGGTCGGAGAGGTATTCTGGCCAGGAGACAGACAACGCGATCGTCTGGTACAACATGGCTCTCGGACAGCGCGCCCTTCGCCTCGCTGGCCTCATTTATCTGGGGGCAAAAAACGGCATAGCTATTCAGGAACTGCGGTCCCTGCTCAGTGCTGTAGACAGGCACAGGCTCGAATTCGCTCTCGAAAGCTCGTTCAATCCACGCACTAACCATGGCTATTTTGTGGCCATCGGTCAGACAGTACTGGGCGCAGCTCTTGAAGCTGTGCCAGAGTTGAGCGGGCTGGCTGAGGAGGGCCGCAGACGGCTGGCAGTCATGATCCGAACACAGTTTCTTCCGGACGGCGGCCACAGCGAGCACTCCCCCGAATACCATCGGATGCTCATGCAATCCTTCCAGATTGCGGTGGACAACGGCCTCATCGAAGATTCCGAACTGACGGGCCGCCTCCGCAAGGCCGCGGACTTGCTGGGCTGGATGATCCAGCCCAATGGTTCGCTGGTCCCGTTGGGTGATACCCCGTACGTCAAAATGATAGACGGGAGTCATCCTCTGACTCTGAGCCCTGAAACCAACTTTCTGATGTCGGGAGGTTCATTCGGTCAGGCGTGCCCAACAGAACTGGGAGTATTTCCGGACTCTGGCTATGCCTTTGTCCGTTCACCCCAGCCACGAGGAGAAGCCGGACAGTCAACTTCGTCTTACCTCGCTTTCACAGCGGCCTTCCACGGCAGAGCGCACAAACACGCGGACGATCTCAATTTCGTCTGGTATGACCGGGGGCAGGAGATATTGGTCGAAGGCGGCCGTTACGGGTACGGTGCACAATTGCCCGTCGATTCGCCCCTTCGCGCGGACGGCTTCTACTATGCCGATCCCTTCCGTCGGTTCGTCGAATCTACGATGGCTCATAATACGGTGACCGCCAACGGAAGGAACCACGACCGGCGTCGAACCCCTGCAGGCTCTGGTCTTGGGCTGTGTGAGCAGGTGGGCGACGTGTTCGTTCTGAACGGCCGCATGGACCATGGAGGATGGACCCACCGCCGGACGGTTGAGTTGAAACCCGGCATTGGTCTCACCGTCACAGATGACGTGCAGTCCACGGATGCCGTCAAGCGGGACTACCAGGTTTGGTTCAATCTCTCTGGAGCACTGAAATTAAGTTCATCCCCTTCTGCCGGGCTTTCCTGGTCTCCAGCCGGTGGAGAGTGGCATCTGACGTTAAGGACGGAACCGGGCACTTCGGTCCACGGCCCAGTACGTGAATCCGACAACCCTCTCAGGGGCTGGCGGTCAGTCGAGGACGGAACCCGCGAGGGCGTTTGGTCCATCTGTTTGGAGGCCAGGAAAACCCGTCACCACGTGTTCAGGAGCAGATTTACCTTCGACAACGATAACTAG
- a CDS encoding glycosyltransferase yields the protein MHINRRLSSDRTIGLSAVAGFAFIFFGTLLALLPLAASTASAVVIIALFVVASVAFSVATTGLIGRLKENRRLQRESQASIKKYLLTLQRQLTDLGETQTASTAQLTDLKEAHNASTARLTDLKKAHNASTAQLTDLKKAHNASTAQLSDAVLTAIRTLPVPKPELEAEHGRLLQLVEDLKTEQEERVQEAEERHLERQFDLVALDGKNWDSFSGSEVKKLAETQFNAKPLAVYEMLEAHSIFEKINMTSLRGLASELRKLGYTAKSQHVLRVVLSRKHNEKLASAVALRDEEVKIFSGAFKPEPQGPYERFAPKPNCILHVVGKVLPTTQSGYTLRTHYTALAQIQSGLEVHVCNQVGDAVNADVAAQMDVDGVTYHLPTGPIRLNTPLTTWLSANVEELARVVAEVRPAVLHAHSDFFNALSARAVGDYFEIPVIYESRGFWEESWLSRMAQASGIEDIEAFSNRWGIPDTYAWRRERERDCREAADHVFTLAEVMKRRITAEGCPEDKTSVVPNAVSGAQFPVQTRNAELAGRLGIQSDEIVIGYISSLVEYEGVPVLIDAFRQLRERLSVPVRLLVVGDGPVLDSLKATAASLGLQDALFTGRVPHEDILGYYGLIDIFVVPRTAAAVCQLVTPLKPFEAFATGRTIVMSDVDALKEIAEASGSAALFQAGNSDSLADVLADLVSSPETRSQMAAAGAAWVRESRSWEANAAVYNNQYANLAANAIRV from the coding sequence TTGCACATTAACAGAAGACTCAGTTCTGACAGGACCATCGGCCTTTCCGCAGTTGCGGGTTTTGCCTTCATTTTCTTTGGAACGTTGTTGGCTCTCCTGCCGCTGGCGGCTTCGACGGCAAGCGCGGTGGTCATCATCGCTTTGTTTGTGGTGGCTAGTGTCGCCTTCAGCGTTGCCACCACCGGCCTGATTGGGAGGCTGAAGGAGAACCGGCGCTTGCAGCGCGAGTCCCAGGCCTCAATTAAGAAGTACCTGCTGACTCTGCAACGGCAGTTGACTGATCTGGGAGAAACTCAGACCGCCTCCACGGCGCAGCTCACCGACCTGAAGGAGGCCCACAACGCCTCCACAGCACGGCTCACCGACCTGAAGAAAGCCCACAACGCCTCCACAGCACAGCTCACCGACCTGAAGAAAGCCCACAACGCCTCCACGGCACAGTTGTCAGATGCGGTCCTAACCGCGATTAGGACACTGCCCGTCCCCAAGCCTGAGCTTGAGGCCGAGCACGGGCGCTTGCTGCAACTCGTCGAGGACCTTAAAACCGAACAAGAAGAAAGGGTCCAGGAGGCCGAGGAGCGACATCTCGAACGGCAGTTCGATCTTGTGGCGCTTGACGGGAAAAACTGGGACTCTTTCTCCGGTTCCGAGGTTAAGAAACTTGCGGAGACGCAGTTCAACGCTAAGCCCTTGGCGGTCTACGAGATGCTCGAAGCCCATTCGATCTTTGAGAAGATCAATATGACGTCTCTGCGTGGCCTGGCAAGTGAGCTGCGCAAGCTCGGATACACAGCCAAGAGCCAGCACGTCCTGCGGGTAGTACTTAGCCGGAAGCACAACGAGAAATTGGCCAGTGCAGTCGCGTTACGCGATGAAGAGGTCAAGATCTTCTCCGGTGCCTTCAAGCCTGAGCCGCAAGGACCGTACGAGCGCTTTGCTCCCAAGCCGAACTGCATCCTGCACGTAGTGGGCAAAGTTCTCCCGACTACACAGTCGGGATATACGCTGCGTACGCACTACACGGCCTTAGCCCAGATCCAGTCCGGGTTGGAAGTACACGTGTGCAATCAGGTGGGCGATGCAGTGAACGCCGATGTAGCCGCGCAGATGGACGTTGACGGTGTCACCTACCATCTCCCGACAGGACCCATCCGACTGAACACTCCCCTGACTACTTGGCTAAGCGCCAACGTTGAGGAACTCGCGAGAGTGGTTGCAGAGGTACGTCCTGCTGTTCTCCATGCCCACTCAGACTTCTTCAATGCCCTCTCCGCAAGGGCTGTTGGTGACTATTTCGAGATTCCTGTGATTTACGAAAGCCGCGGCTTCTGGGAAGAGTCTTGGCTTTCCCGAATGGCCCAAGCCAGCGGTATCGAAGACATCGAGGCATTCAGCAATCGCTGGGGCATCCCTGACACCTACGCATGGCGTCGGGAACGCGAGCGTGATTGCAGGGAAGCAGCGGACCATGTGTTCACCCTTGCAGAGGTCATGAAACGCCGAATTACGGCCGAAGGGTGCCCGGAGGACAAGACCTCGGTAGTGCCCAACGCTGTCAGCGGCGCCCAATTCCCGGTTCAAACGCGAAATGCCGAGTTGGCTGGCAGGCTAGGCATACAGAGCGACGAGATCGTCATCGGGTACATTTCATCCCTGGTCGAGTATGAGGGAGTACCGGTACTTATCGATGCCTTCCGACAGTTGCGTGAACGCCTGAGCGTTCCTGTCCGGCTCCTCGTGGTAGGCGATGGACCAGTCCTCGACTCTCTCAAGGCCACAGCTGCGTCGCTCGGACTTCAGGATGCTCTCTTCACAGGGCGCGTACCCCACGAGGACATCCTGGGGTATTACGGGCTCATCGACATTTTCGTTGTCCCACGCACGGCAGCAGCTGTATGCCAGCTCGTCACGCCCCTGAAACCCTTTGAAGCCTTCGCAACGGGACGAACGATTGTTATGTCTGACGTCGACGCGCTCAAGGAAATTGCAGAGGCAAGCGGCTCGGCTGCTCTGTTCCAGGCTGGAAACAGTGACTCACTCGCGGACGTACTAGCCGACCTTGTTTCAAGCCCTGAGACGAGGAGCCAGATGGCGGCAGCCGGCGCGGCTTGGGTACGTGAAAGTCGCTCATGGGAAGCCAACGCGGCTGTCTATAACAACCAGTATGCGAATCTGGCGGCGAATGCAATCCGCGTCTGA
- a CDS encoding YdcF family protein has translation MPLKTASATRAIGVFVVACLLAALFWMIAAFQFFYDPPQATPHRTDAIVVLGGMSKERLPVAQKLRKKLDIPVLVVSTTGLAGNAEGDALCDEDQGDSDLVCFRPSPLNTRGEAEALRGLIADHGWKSVTVVTSEYHVIRAGTLIEQCTSAEVQMVGSQPDLSAGAWLDRFVVETGGLIDTWMRPECSSS, from the coding sequence GTGCCCCTCAAGACTGCCTCCGCCACCCGCGCCATTGGCGTGTTTGTGGTGGCGTGTCTTTTGGCGGCGCTGTTCTGGATGATCGCGGCCTTTCAGTTCTTCTACGACCCTCCACAGGCCACGCCTCACCGCACGGATGCGATTGTGGTGTTGGGCGGTATGAGCAAGGAGCGGCTGCCCGTGGCCCAGAAACTGCGAAAGAAACTGGATATCCCCGTCCTTGTGGTCTCGACGACTGGTTTGGCCGGCAACGCGGAGGGTGACGCACTGTGCGATGAGGACCAGGGTGATTCCGACCTGGTGTGCTTCCGTCCTTCGCCGCTGAATACAAGAGGTGAGGCTGAGGCATTGCGCGGGTTGATTGCCGACCATGGCTGGAAGTCCGTGACTGTGGTGACTTCTGAGTATCACGTGATTCGGGCAGGCACTCTGATTGAGCAATGCACTTCGGCGGAAGTGCAGATGGTTGGGTCGCAACCGGACCTCTCAGCGGGAGCTTGGCTGGACCGGTTTGTGGTGGAAACAGGTGGGTTGATCGACACGTGGATGCGACCGGAGTGCTCGAGTAGTTAG
- a CDS encoding D-glucuronyl C5-epimerase family protein, with protein sequence MGSATDYVTNEYEVGLPPLRMERKAIWDYYRIEFLPNGYPGRRTDGVLMAHPIYGPYVITDYLIQYGLTEDPIFLEAAIRVADISVAMMEPLHDGLVFNYDEERAKVSSKKGTWYSGLTQSRYVDVLSRLLAYPDTERFRGPLKAVLTSLTIPVEDGGVARYTSDGGLIIEEYPATFPNCTLNGWTTATCILLDVAKATNDDGDWEVFHKSVRGMESVIGLYDVPELANSRYKLEGDATFQLTAAGSDLEVTDCHVVVPSAGVFAANVDGDQAGEALKAGPLAIRDGKLGRVKVRLSRFSWPSPNRLLLKVTAERAAQVKVAIGETTYNPFGSVPKVTGQKHLQEFDLLPGENLLEIAVPWIAAEMVAHPTNFSKKLTGRQFNVYHFIHIDTLTKIVEQSGSEILGYYLDKWRHAPSLWAEHPAYQDERLMLERFDMHKHK encoded by the coding sequence ATGGGCTCAGCTACCGACTATGTGACCAATGAATACGAGGTTGGTTTGCCACCGCTCCGCATGGAGCGCAAAGCCATCTGGGACTACTACCGTATAGAGTTCTTGCCCAATGGATACCCTGGCCGCCGGACTGACGGTGTGCTCATGGCGCACCCGATCTATGGCCCTTACGTCATCACTGACTACCTGATCCAGTATGGGCTCACCGAGGATCCCATATTCCTCGAAGCTGCCATTCGGGTCGCTGACATCTCAGTCGCCATGATGGAGCCATTGCACGACGGCTTGGTATTTAACTATGACGAGGAGCGGGCCAAGGTCTCCAGCAAGAAGGGCACCTGGTACAGCGGCCTCACGCAGTCCCGTTACGTGGACGTCCTCAGTAGGCTCCTCGCCTACCCGGATACCGAACGGTTCCGCGGACCACTGAAGGCTGTCTTGACCAGCTTGACCATCCCCGTAGAGGACGGCGGCGTTGCGCGCTACACCAGCGACGGTGGACTCATTATCGAGGAGTACCCGGCTACCTTCCCGAACTGCACCCTGAACGGATGGACCACAGCGACGTGCATCCTGTTGGACGTCGCGAAGGCCACGAACGATGACGGCGATTGGGAAGTGTTCCACAAATCCGTTAGAGGCATGGAAAGCGTCATCGGCCTCTACGACGTCCCTGAGCTCGCCAACTCCCGTTACAAACTCGAAGGCGACGCCACGTTCCAGCTCACGGCTGCAGGCTCCGACTTGGAAGTGACGGACTGCCACGTGGTTGTCCCATCAGCCGGCGTCTTTGCTGCGAACGTCGACGGTGACCAGGCGGGGGAAGCTCTCAAGGCCGGCCCCCTGGCCATTCGAGACGGCAAGCTGGGGCGCGTCAAGGTTCGTTTGAGTAGGTTTTCGTGGCCTTCGCCCAACAGGCTTTTGCTGAAGGTCACGGCTGAACGTGCAGCGCAAGTCAAAGTGGCTATTGGCGAGACGACGTACAATCCGTTCGGGAGCGTGCCGAAGGTGACCGGTCAGAAGCACCTTCAAGAGTTCGACTTACTTCCCGGTGAAAACCTTCTTGAGATTGCGGTGCCGTGGATTGCTGCGGAGATGGTTGCGCACCCCACCAATTTTTCCAAGAAACTCACGGGGCGGCAGTTCAACGTCTACCACTTCATTCACATCGACACTCTCACGAAAATCGTAGAGCAGTCTGGAAGCGAGATTCTGGGCTATTACCTCGATAAATGGCGGCATGCTCCGTCACTTTGGGCTGAACACCCGGCCTACCAAGATGAACGCCTGATGTTGGAGCGCTTCGACATGCACAAACACAAGTAG
- a CDS encoding glycosyltransferase family 2 protein translates to MPVHNNGPFLLNKCIRSLERSSLFAQMEIILVDDGSTDLRTHQILDELAERHSQISVFKFGGTGSGSASRPRNKGLELATAPWVTYLDPDNEAINDGYAQLVQLAVDESLDMALGDMLRYSDGIRTFHNSRKLGRNLDVLPEAGDGVPDSLLSRLDFYPMSIQAAVLNSTWLKNLHLEQPVGALGQDSFFFQQLVHYARRIDVLEVPIHIYYGAVENSVVNTLGPRFYRKYLPLETARAAWLEEVGLMPDYKAGRAQTFMKHWFIHKLKRVPEADVAECVELIQQLGEIYAPITWEDPEVSAIMKGDTTALHTA, encoded by the coding sequence GTGCCAGTTCATAACAACGGCCCGTTCCTTCTGAATAAGTGCATCAGGTCCCTCGAGCGATCGTCACTTTTCGCCCAGATGGAGATCATCCTGGTTGACGATGGTTCTACGGATCTGCGCACTCATCAAATACTTGACGAGCTGGCGGAACGCCACAGCCAGATTTCTGTTTTCAAGTTTGGGGGCACTGGCTCGGGTAGCGCTTCCAGGCCACGAAATAAGGGGCTGGAGCTTGCAACAGCACCATGGGTGACTTATTTGGATCCAGACAACGAAGCAATCAACGACGGTTATGCACAGTTGGTGCAACTCGCCGTTGATGAATCCTTGGACATGGCCTTGGGTGACATGCTCAGATACTCGGACGGCATCAGAACTTTCCACAACTCTCGAAAACTTGGCCGCAACTTGGACGTCTTGCCCGAAGCCGGTGACGGTGTTCCGGACAGCCTTCTCAGTCGTCTGGACTTCTATCCGATGAGCATCCAGGCTGCCGTGCTCAATTCCACGTGGTTGAAGAATCTTCATCTTGAGCAGCCCGTGGGAGCGCTTGGACAGGATTCATTCTTCTTCCAGCAGTTGGTACATTACGCCCGCAGGATCGACGTTCTCGAAGTCCCGATCCACATCTATTACGGTGCGGTGGAGAACTCCGTGGTGAATACCCTCGGACCCCGGTTCTACCGCAAGTATCTGCCGTTGGAGACGGCTCGCGCCGCATGGCTCGAGGAAGTCGGGCTGATGCCGGACTATAAGGCTGGCCGCGCCCAGACCTTCATGAAGCACTGGTTTATCCACAAACTCAAGCGCGTCCCTGAGGCTGATGTCGCAGAATGTGTTGAGCTGATCCAGCAACTGGGGGAGATTTACGCGCCCATAACCTGGGAGGATCCAGAGGTTTCGGCAATTATGAAGGGCGACACCACGGCGCTCCACACTGCCTAA
- the wecB gene encoding non-hydrolyzing UDP-N-acetylglucosamine 2-epimerase: MPIVMPIFGTRPEAIKMAPIVTAFQESADFECVVTVTGQHREMLDQVNELFGIVPDHDLNILQQRQSLSAIMTRTIDGLDKLFAANKPDAVIVQGDTTTSTAGAIAAFYHGIPVVHVEAGLRSGDLFSPFPEEANRKITSQIASLHLAPTSVSRGNLLAEGISESDIVVTGNSVIDALLTTVDKHIPFSDPQLEELAASGRRILLVTTHRRENQGDAMRGVGRALARIAEAEPDLMIVLPAHKNPVVREAVLPALEGKENVIVTEPLAYGEFTRMLSLAHIVLTDSGGVQEEAPSLGKPVLVMRDNTERPEAVDAGTVTLIGTDEEKIVKEVDRLLNQQDAFDAMANAVNPYGDGKAAERTVAAVAQLLGTGSRIPEFVS; encoded by the coding sequence ATGCCCATCGTCATGCCAATTTTCGGTACCCGTCCGGAAGCCATCAAAATGGCTCCGATCGTCACCGCCTTTCAAGAGTCTGCAGACTTCGAGTGCGTAGTGACCGTCACTGGTCAGCACCGCGAGATGCTGGACCAAGTCAACGAGTTATTTGGAATCGTCCCGGACCACGATCTGAACATCCTGCAGCAACGTCAATCGTTGTCTGCCATCATGACCCGCACGATTGACGGCTTGGACAAACTGTTTGCGGCCAACAAACCCGATGCAGTCATCGTCCAAGGTGACACGACCACTTCCACGGCCGGCGCCATCGCTGCCTTCTACCATGGCATCCCCGTGGTCCACGTCGAGGCCGGACTCCGGAGCGGTGACCTGTTCTCTCCGTTCCCTGAAGAGGCGAACCGCAAAATCACGAGCCAGATCGCCAGCCTCCACTTGGCCCCGACTAGTGTCAGCCGCGGCAACCTGCTGGCCGAGGGGATTTCCGAAAGCGACATCGTCGTCACTGGCAATTCAGTCATTGATGCACTCCTGACCACCGTGGACAAGCACATCCCGTTCTCGGATCCGCAGCTGGAGGAGCTTGCTGCCAGCGGCCGCCGAATCCTCCTGGTGACCACGCACCGCCGCGAAAACCAGGGCGATGCGATGCGTGGTGTTGGACGCGCTTTGGCTCGCATTGCCGAAGCAGAGCCGGACCTGATGATTGTGTTGCCTGCCCATAAGAACCCTGTTGTTCGCGAAGCGGTTCTGCCCGCCCTTGAAGGCAAGGAGAACGTCATCGTCACTGAGCCCTTGGCTTACGGCGAATTCACCCGGATGCTCTCCTTGGCGCACATTGTTCTTACAGACTCCGGCGGAGTCCAGGAAGAGGCACCGAGTCTCGGTAAGCCGGTTCTGGTAATGCGCGATAACACGGAGCGGCCGGAAGCAGTTGACGCCGGAACTGTGACGCTTATCGGCACTGACGAAGAGAAGATCGTCAAGGAAGTTGACCGCCTCCTGAATCAGCAGGACGCATTCGACGCCATGGCCAACGCCGTGAACCCCTACGGTGACGGAAAAGCTGCCGAACGGACAGTTGCAGCTGTGGCCCAGCTCCTCGGGACCGGCTCGCGCATCCCGGAGTTCGTAAGCTAA